One Phaseolus vulgaris cultivar G19833 chromosome 4, P. vulgaris v2.0, whole genome shotgun sequence DNA window includes the following coding sequences:
- the LOC137836736 gene encoding putative disease resistance RPP13-like protein 1, translated as MAAELVGGALLSAFLQVAFDRLASPQVLDFFRGRKLDEKLLSNLKIMLRSIDALADDAELRQFTDPHIKAWLFDVKEAVFDAEDLLGEIDYELTRCQVEAQSQPQTFTYKVSNFFNPTFTSFNKKIESEMKEVLEKLQYLANQKGALGLKEGTYSGDGSGSKVPQKLPSSSLMAESVIIYGRDADKDIIINWLTSETHNPNHPSILSIVGMGGLGKTTLTQHVYNDPKIHDAKFDIKAWVCVSDHFNVLTVTRTILEAVTDNTHDSGNLEMVHKKLKEKLSGRKFLLVLDDVWNERPAEWEVVRTPLSYGAPGSRILVTTRGEKVASSMRSEVHFLKTLREDECWKVFENHALKDDLELNDEFMKVGRRIVEKCKGLPLALKTIGCLLHTKSSISDWKNILESDIWELPKEHSEIIPALFLSYRYLPSHLKRCFAYCALLPKDCGFVKEELILLWMAQNFLQCPQQIRHPEEVGEEYFNDLLSRSFFQQSGDGRFNDLVSRSFFQQSGRRRYFVMHDLLNDLAKYVCVDFCFRLKFDKGECIPKTTRHFSFKFRDVKSFDGFGSLTDAKRLRSFLPFSRDFNCQWNFMILIRDLFSKIKFIRMLSFRGCSDLREVPDTVGDLKHLHSLDLSNTMIQKLPESICLLYNLLILKLNGCSELEELPLNLHKLTKLRCLELIYCSKLQELPLNLHKLTKLSCLQFEGTRVSKMPMHFGELKNLQVLNPFFVDRNSELIPKQLGRLGGLNLHERLSINDLQNIFNPLDALKANVKDKHLVELELQWKSDHIPDDPRKEKEVLQNLEPSKHLEDLLITNYNGTEFPSWVFDNSLSNLVFLKLEGCKYCLCLPPLGLLSSLKTLKIKGLDGIVSIDAEFYGSNSSFASLESLTFSNMKEWEEWECKTISFPRLEWLRVDECPKLKGTHLKKVVVSDELTISGNSMNTLPFETRHTYGVCDSLTIFRLDFFPKLFSLQLTRCQNIRRISQEQEYAHNHLMYLSIDDCPKFKSFLFPKSMQILFPSLTRLHIVNCPEVELFPDGGLPLNIKHMSLSCFKLIASLRETLDPNPRLEHLSIKDLEVECFPDEVLLPRSLTSLIIWNCPNLKKMHYKGLCHLSSLTLVECPNLQCLPAEGLPKSISSLTIWDCPLLKERCRNPDGEDWEKIAHIQNLELDV; from the coding sequence ATGGCTGCAGAACTTGTTGGTGGTGCTCTTCTTTCAGCATTTCTTCAGGTTGCATTCGATAGGCTCGCTTCTCCTCAAGTTCTAGACTTCTTTCGTGGAAGAAAACTTGATGAGAAGCTCCTCAGCAATTTGAAAATCATGCTGCGCTCCATCGATGCCCTCGCTGATGATGCTGAACTAAGGCAGTTCACAGATCCACACATCAAAGCATGGCTTTTTGATGTCAAAGAGGCTGTCTTTGATGCAGAGGATCTGTTGGGTGAAATAGACTATGAACTCACCAGATGCCAAGTCGAAGCTCAATCCCAACCTCAAACCTTTACTTACAAGGTATCAAATTTCTTCAACCCTACTTTCACTTCATTTAACAAGAAAATTGAATCAGAGATGAAAGAAGTCTTGGAGAAACTACAATATCTTGCAAACCAAAAGGGTGCTCTTGGTTTGAAGGAGGGTACTTATTCTGGCGATGGATCAGGCAGTAAAGTTCCACAGAAATTGCCATCATCTTCTTTGATGGCTGAAAGTGTTATTATTTATGGCAGAGATGCTGACAAAGATATAATCATTAATTGGCTCACATCTGAAACCCACAATCCTAACCACCCATCAATACTTTCCATTGTGGGCATGGGTGGGTTGGGTAAGACCACACTCACCCAGCATGTGTACAATGACCCAAAGATCCACGATGCAAAATTTGATATCAAAGCTTGGGTATGTGTTTCAGATcattttaatgttttgactgTGACAAGAACAATTCTTGAGGCAGTCACTGATAACACACATGATAGTGGGAACCTAGAGATGGTTCACAAAAAGCTGAAAGAAAAATTGTCAGGAAGGAAATTTCTTCTTGTGTTGGATGATGTTTGGAACGAAAGACCAGCAGAATGGGAAGTTGTGCGAACTCCTCTTAGCTATGGGGCTCCAGGAAGTAGAATTCTTGTCACAACTCGTGGTGAGAAAGTTGCTTCTAGCATGAGGTCTGAAGTGCATTTTCTAAAGACATTACGAGAGGATGAAtgctggaaagtttttgaaaatcatgCATTAAAAGATGATCTTGAATTGAATGATGAGTTCATGAAGGTTGGTAGAAGGATAGTTGAGAAGTGCAAGGGATTGCCTCTAGCTCTGAAAACAATTGGATGCCTTTTACATACAAAGTCATCCATTTCAGATTGGAAGAACATATTGGAAAGTGACATATGGGAGTTACCAAAAGAACACAGTGAAATTATCCCTGCATTATTTTTGAGCTATCGGTATCTTCCGTCTCATCTTAAAAGATGCTTTGCTTATTGTGCCTTATTACCCAAAGATTGTGGGTTTGTGAAGGAGGAGTTAATTTTGTTGTGGATGGCTCAAAATTTTCTACAGTGTCCGCAACAAATTAGACATCCAGAAGAAGTTGGTGAAGAGTACTTCAATGATCTGTTGTCAAggtctttctttcaacaatcaGGTGACGGGAGATTCAATGATCTAGTGTCAAGGTCTTTTTTTCAACAATCAGGTCGCAGGAGATATTTCGTCATGCATGACCTTCTGAATGATTTGGCAAAATATGTCTGTGTGGATTTTTGTTTCAGGTTGAAATTTGATAAAGGCGAATGTATACCGAAAACAACCCgtcatttttcatttaaattcCGTGACGTTAAAAGTTTTGATGGTTTTGGGAGTTTAACTGATGCTAAAAGACTTCGTTCATTTCTTCCTTTCTCACGAGATTTCAATTGTCAATGgaatttcatgattttaataCGTGATTTGTTTTCGAAGATTAAGTTTATACGCATGTTATCTTTCCGTGGTTGTTCTGACCTTAGAGAGGTCCCAGATACTGTAGGTGATCTTAAACATCTTCATTCGTTAGATCTTTCGAATACTATGATACAAAAACTACCTGAGTCAATATGTTTGCTCTATAACTTACTAATACTGAAGTTGAACGGTTGTTCAGAGTTGGAGGAGTTGCCCTTAAATTTGCACAAACTTACGAAATTGCGTTGCCTGGAGTTGATCTATTGTTCAAAGTTGCAGGAATTGCCCTTAAATTTGCATAAACTTACTAAATTGAGTTGCCTGCAATTTGAAGGTACAAGAGTGTCAAAGATGCCCATGCATTTTGGAGAATTGAAGAATCTTCAAGTACTAAATCCATTTTTCGTGGATAGAAATAGTGAGCTAATTCCTAAGCAACTGGGCAGATTGGGAGGACTCAATCTTCATGAAAGGCTATCAATCAATGACTTGCAGAATATTTTCAATCCTTTGGATGCATTAAAAGCAAATGTGAAAGATAAACACCTTGTGGAGCTAGAATTACAATGGAAGTCAGACCACATCCCGGATGATCcaaggaaagaaaaagaagtacttcAGAATCTAGAACCTTCTAAACACTTGGAGGATTTGTTAATTACGAATTACAATGGTACAGAATTCCCAAGTTGGGTATTCGATAATTCGTTATCAAATCTGGTGTTCTTAAAGTTGGAGGGCTGTAAATACTGCCTATGTTTGCCTCCCCTTGGACTTTTGTCATCACTGAAAACCCTCAAAATTAAAGGGCTTGATGGAATAGTGAGCATTGATGCTGAATTTTATGGGAGCAACTCTTCATTTGCATCCTTGGAGAGTCTGACATTCTCCAATATGAAGGAATGGGAAGAATGGGAGTGTAAAACTATTTCTTTTCCACGTCTTGAATGGCTTCGTGTGGATGAATGTCCCAAATTGAAAGGTACTCATTTAAAGAAAGTAGTTGTTAGTGATGAGCTCACAATTAGCGGAAACAGTATGAACACATTGCCGTTTGAAACCCGGCATACTTATGGAGTTTGCGACTCTCTTACAATCTTTCGACTAGATTTCTTTCCAAAGCTCTTTTCTCTTCAACTTACAAGGTGTCAAAACATAAGAAGAATTTCGCAGGAGCAGGAGTACGCTCATAATCATCTCATGTATCTATCTATTGATGATTGCCCTAAATTTAAATCATTCCTATTTCCCAAATCCATGCAAATTTTGTTTCCGTCCCTTACCAGGCTGCATATAGTTAATTGTCCAGAAGTTGAGTTGTTCCCAGATGGAGGTTTGccattaaatataaaacatatgtCTCTTTCATGTTTTAAACTTATCGCCTCCTTGAGAGAGACCTTGGATCCCAACCCACGTCTTGAACACTTGTCTATTAAAGATTTGGAGGTGGAGTGTTTTCCCGATGAAGTTTTGCTACCTCGCTCTCTCACCTCTCTAATAATCTGGAATTGCCCAAATCTTAAAAAGATGCACTACAAGGGTCTCTGTCACCTCTCCTCACTCACACTCGTTGAATGTCCCAACCTTCAATGCTTACCTGCGGAGGGTCTCCCCAAATCCATCTCTTCTCTTACAATATGGGATTGTCCATTGCTGAAGGAGCGTTGTCGGAATCCAGATGGAGAAGACTGGGAAAAGATTGCTCACATCCAAAATCTGGAACTGGATGTCTGA